The sequence below is a genomic window from Haloferax mediterranei ATCC 33500.
GGGGAGTCGAAATCCCGCGGTTCATCATTAACGTAGACGGTCCCCTCTGTGGGTTCATAGAGCCCGTAGAGGATGTTCATCAACGTCGTCTTGCCGGCCCCGTTTTCTCCCAGAAGTGCGTGCACCGTGCCGCGCTCGACGGTCAGGTCCACGTCGTCGTTGGCTACGACGCCGGGGAACCGTTTGGTAATTTCGTCGAGATGAACAGCGGTGCTCATCTTAACCCATTTTTCGGGGGGGTTTGCTTAAACTCGTGGTATTCGAGTCGCCGCGGGAGTCGTCCACACGGTTTGTCGCGCCGATTTACGGGAGATTCGAATTGTTCACCAAATCATCATTTCCGCTGGTCGATACCCACAGAGCTTGTCGGAGGTGTCGGGTCGACTCACACCAGAGTTCAGGAGTCGAGATGGTGAACGCTCGGTGCAGTCGCTCCCTGTGAGACGCGTCGAAAGAAAACCGTGCGTCGTGTCGCCGCTTATTCGGTCGTCGTCGGGACTTCGATGTCGCCGGCGATGATGGACTCGCGGGACTTCGTGAGTTTATCCTTGACTTCCTGCGGAATCTCGGAGCCGAGTTCGTTACCGTAGACGGCGGCGATACCGTCTTCTTCGAGGCCGAGCGTCGTGACAGAGCCACCCTTGAACTCGTCGTTCACGACGTTTCCGACAGACGTGAAGACAGGCGTCTCGACGCGCTTGACCATCGATGCGAGGATAACGTCGGCGTATTTCGGCTCGGTCACGGACTGGTCGGAGTCGACACCGATTGCGAACTTACCCTTCTCCTCTGCGGCTTCGAAGACACCGAGACCGGTCGCACCCGCCGCGTGGTAGACGATGTCCGCACCCTTATCGTACATCGAGACGGCGATTTCCTTCCCCTTCGCGGAGTCGGAGAACGACCCGGCGTAGGCGACGTCGACCGTGATTTCCTCGTCAGCGTGCTTCACACCGGCTTCGTAGCCGGCCTGGAACTTCTTGATAAGCGGGGCGTCGACACCGCCGACGAAGCCAACGCGCTTCTTGTCGGGCGTCGTCTCGCCAGCGCCAGCAGCGAACTCCTGCGTCGTGAGCAGTCCGGCGAGATAGCCAACCTGGAAGGAGCCCTGTTCCTCACGGAACACGTAGCTTGCGACGTTGTCCAGCTCAGGAAGCTTGTCGTCGACGAGCATGAACTTCTGGTCCGGGAAGTTCGGTGCCGTCTCCTTCAGCGCGGACTTCTGTGCGAAGCCGATACACGAGACGAGGTCGTAGTCCGGACTCGTCGACTGCGCGAAGCGACGCTGGTACTGCGGGAACTCCTCGGACGCAGACGGCTGTGCTTCTTGGTACTCGATTCCGAGTTCCGTCTTCGCCTGCTCGATGCCCCGCTTTGCCGCGTCGTTGAACGACTTGTCGCCGAGGCCGCCGAGCGCGTAGACCATTCCGACGTTGGCCGCCGGAGCGGATCCATCGGTCGTCTGTGCGTCCGTCGTGGTTTTCTCGTCACTACCGTGTTCGGTCGTCGTGGTTTCGCCGCCCTCGCTTGGGCCGCCAGTACACCCTGCGAGACCCGTAATGCCCGCAATCCCTGCCGCTTTAACAAAAGAGCGTCTGTCCATATCTATGGTCACCTATTGAGATAGCGGCTCCGAAAATTGCATAAAGGTGTCGTTTCGGAGTTCAAAGCCATCAGATGTCCGAACTCAACCACCAGAATGACAAATGAATTCAATTTGTTCCGTGGTGACAGCGACCGGGAAGGGCAGAATGTTCCGATAGCGCAAGATTGCGGTGACGGCGTCCTGCAGGACCGGAAACGGCCCAGCCTATGCGTGTTCGATTTCTGCTTCGACGACGGTCGTCACCTCGTCGACGAGCGCATCCACGTCGTCGGCCTCCGCGTAGACGCGGATGTATGGTTCGGTCCCCGAGGGCCGGACGAGCGTCCACGATGCGTCGGCGAACTCCAGTCGGACGCCGTACTCGGTGTCGACGGACTCGGGGTCCATCGCGTCCGGGAGCGACGTTTCGAGTGCTGCCATCGCGACCGCCTTCTTTTCGTCGGGGCAGGAAACGCTAACCTTGCGGTAGGGGCGCTCCGTGACCGGCTCACGCAGTCCGTCCATGCCGGACTCGGCCGCGAGGCGGGCAATGAGTGCCGCGGAGGCGACGCCGTCAATCCAGCCGCCGAGAGACGGATGGATGTGCTTCCACGGTTCGGCCGCGAACACCACGTCGCCACCGTCGGCACGGGCGCTGGCGATACCCTCGTGGAGTGCGCCGAGGCGGACGCGCTCAACCCGGCCGCCCGCTTCGCGGACGCGCTCGTCGATGCGCCCGGATGCGTTCGGCGTCGTGACGATAACGGGGTCAGAAACGTCGGAAACCCGAACGTAGTGCTCGGCGACGATGGCGATAATCGTGTCCTCGTGGACGATTTCGCCCTCGTCGTCGATGATGACGATGCGGTCGGAGTCGCCGTCGTGACCGATACCGAAGTCGAAGTCGCCCTCAGCGACGAACGCTCGAAGGTCCATCAGTGTCTCGGGCGTCGGCTTCGATTCGCGACCGGGGAAGTGGCCGTCGATTTGCGCGTTCAGCGTGACGACGTGAGCGCCGAGGTCGCGGAGTACCTGCGGCGTGCCGAGTGCGGACATGCCGTTTCCGCAGTCGACGGCGACGCGAAGACCGTCGAGGTCCGAGCCATGCTCGGAGGCGAAGTCGACGATAGTTTCGCGGTAGTCGTCGAGGACGCCGCTCGTTCCACGTGCGCCCCAATGGTCCCACTCGACAGGGTTCGCACTGGACTCGACGCGAGTTTCGATGCCTCGTTCGAGGTCACGGTCGTACTCCTCGCCGTCGACGAACATCTTGATACCGTTGTCGGTCGGCGGGTTGTGCGAGGCGGTGAGCATGATGCCGCGGCGGCCCTGCGAGGCGAACGCGAGCGCCGGCGTCGGAACGACGCCCACGCGGGTCACGTCTGCACCGGCCGAGAGCAGTCCGGCCTCGACTGCGGCGGCGAGTCCCTGCCCGCTCGTTCGTCCGTCGCGGCCGACGACGAACTCGGCCGAACTGTCCGATTCGAGTGCGGCGAGACCGGCGGCGCGGCCGACGTCGAGGGCGAGTTCCGGTGTCACTCGCTCCGTCACGCTGCCGCGAATACCGGCGGTGCCGAAGAGTTCCATAGTCCAGCGTTGGGAGGGTCGCACTTAGATGCTGACGGTTTGCGGGATGCGTGAGAGGCGAGCGCACGGCCGACTCGACGCTCCCGCGGCCAGTTCTGTGAGACGTCACGCCTTTGCTGCCGGACGACGAATCGTCGGCGCATGAGCGAGAGCACGCGAACGCGCGCACACGTGTACGTGTCCGGTCACGTTCAGGGCGTGTACTACCGAGCGACGACCCGCGACACCGCCCGTGACCTCGGCGTCGACGGGTGGGTGAAGAACCTCTCTGACGGCCGCGTCGAAGCCGTTTTCGAAGGGCCGCGCGACGATGTGGAGTCCATGGTCCAGTGGTGCCACGACGGGAGTCCGATGGCCAGCGTCGACGAGGTTGACGTGACCTACGAGTCACCAGAGGGAGTAACGGGATTCCGAATCGAGCGGTGAGTTCCGGATAATCGCGTCTCGTGTCGTACCATCGGTAACATCAGTGAGACGGCCAAATCGTTCAAGAGGCGGTCAATGAGATGTGGCCGCATGAACTTCCGGAGCGACACGCGCGCAATCGGCGTCGCAAAGCTGTTTTTCACCCTCGTCACGAGCGTCGGTCTCGGTCTCTCGATGGGAACCTCGTTTCTCATCGTCCGCGGACCGTTTCTCGGCGGTCCCACGCTCGACCCGTTCCCGATGATGGGCGCGCTGGCCGTCTTCATCGTCGGTATCGTCGTCTTGACGTGGGGAACGACGCGACTCTTCGGCGTGGGGAGCGGCGCGTAGTTCGCCCCGACCGTGAAATGGGGTGCGTAGTTCGGCGACGGAGCTTCAGGCGTGCTGGTCGACGCCGAGTTCGGCCATCGCGCGGATGACGACGTGTGCTTCGACGAGGTCGCGCTGTTCGACCATCGGGTTGTCCGCGTTGCCAACGACCTCGTGGGCCTCGGCAAGCAGTTGCTGTTCCTGTTCGGTCTGGTCCGGTTCGTCGCGGGTGCTGTTCAACAGTGCCTCGAAATCCTCGCGGATGCTGAAGTCGGCGCGCGCAACGTTACAGCGCGAAAGCGGATGTGTATCGAGGTCGAGAACCAACGCTGAAACGAGTTCCCAGTCGCTCTCACAGAACTGAAGCGTCACGTCGCCGACGATGTCGCGCCACGCGATGGGTGCGGCGTTCTGCATCAGTGTCACTGCCCGCGGCGGGACAGCGATTCGAGTGACTGTCTTCGGGTCGTCGCAGAGACAGCACGGTTGGTCCGTCCTGCCGGTGTACATACGCGGGGTTAGGAGAGGGGGAAGATGTACCTTCGGGCTAGAAGAGACGATGTTTGGGTGCGGGGACAGTCTGAAGAGACTCTCAGCTACGAGTGGCGAAACGAAAGGGTTCGAATCCGGGGCAGGGATGTCGAACCCCCAAGAGGCACAGGGGCGCGACCAACTGATTGGCTGGCACTGAAGCACGCGTTGGGCTGGCTGAATGTTCTGTGGCTGCGACAGCGGCCACGCCATATTATTAATTGTAAACCATAGATAAAAATCTTCGTTCTAGTGGACTACCAAACACTATATCCGACTATATAATTCTGTATTTCAAAATCTAGGCCCCATTATGGCTAGAATGCCAATACCATTTAGTCCCGGCGCGCAGAGGATAGCCACCGCCACTGACCACAGCTTCGTTGTGATACGAATTCTGGATGGAAGGTGAGACCCGAAAGGGAGACTTACGAATCGAGTGCCATAGTCGTCAACTGCTGGCAGGTCTCTCGAAGGTCGCTGATGACGGTGTCGAACTCCACGTCGAGAGAGACGAGGAGTTTTACTTCGTCATCGAGCGGAATCCGGACAACGAGGGTCTCCTCGATTGCGAACGCGACGAGGTCGGGTGCACCGATGGACAACTCAGCTAATGGTTCGTCGAGTGCTTCTTCGTTCGTGAGTGTCGAGACGAGCGTCTTCATCGTCTCTTCGTCGTAGCGGTCTGCAAGCGAAGGCGAGAAGAACCGAACCCACGTCTGGACGGGTTCACACCAGACGACCGCGCGAAGCGAATCGCCGTACGACAACTCCAGTTCCTCGATTAGCTCGGGAGACGGGAAGTTACCGGGGTCGACGACGGTAACCTCCGCTTCTTGGTCGAGTGCGACCCGTTCGTACGCGAGTTCACCGAGGTCGGTCAGTCCATACAATCGACCTTTCTGCTGGGACTCAGGGACCAGTAGTTCAACGATTTCTCGCTCTCGAAGCTCCGAGAGCGCACGAGACACGTGTGGTTGCGCGAGGTTAGTCTCCGCCGCGATTCGCGACGGAAGCCCAGAGCCGTGCTCCGAAAGGTACCGACACACTGCCCGGCGGTACCGAGAGCTCGCAATGTAGCCTGCGGAGTCCCAGGCGTCAGTCATAGCTGGGAATCACCGTGGATGTTCTTCACCATCATTGACACGTTCTAGGGAGATATGCAATGCCTAGCTGGGTATATCTTTCGAGCGTGAACAATATTACCACAGTTGTATCATGTTTAAGTCCCCTACACTGATGGCCTGAGTGGGTCGAAAACGCACCGCACCGTGGTGAAGACGACAGGAGTGTCTGGTCTACTCCAATTGTGTGTTTCTCAATATACTTAAGCGGAGGGTCTGGAGTTCGCTCGTCAGCACTTAGAGAGGAGGAAGTGAAGCAACTAACCTACGACGAACCAAAGACACCAGCACACAGAACGTATCTCTCTGGGAGAGAACTAATCGTCCTTCCAGATTATTCCCTCGACCGTCGCGCCCAACACGGCCTCACCGTTCGCCTTCTCGCACACGACGTCAGACGTGAATTCGTAGCGGTCGTCCCGTTCGACGACCGTGTCGTACGTCGACGAACAGGTAATCGGCTCGCCGGTGTAGACCGGTTGCAGAAATTCGAACTCCATCGTCCGGGCTAACACTTCGTTGTCACCGCCCAACTTCGTGGGAAGCGTTGCCGTCAACAACCCTTGGACCATCACTCGTCCGTCCGCATCCGGTTCGGTATGTCGGGGCTGTGCGTCTCCGGAGAGCTCTGCAAATTGCTGGACATCTTCGACCGTGAACGTTCGCTCGTACGTTTGCGTCTCGCCCTCGACTGGTTGATTCATCTGAATCTCTACTCCATATCACGTGACCCGGTGTAGTAAAACTGTAGTATAATGTAAACGTTAAACAGTGGTAATTATATCGGATGTCCACGGCGGCCCGTCGGAAGCGAACGCGAGTCCGTCGACCGAGTCAGTCTCGGTTGCACAGAGTACCGGGAAGCTTTATCTCAGGGTCTTTTGTCTGTCCGTGTGATGAGCGACGTGTCGTTGTCGAACCTACTCTCGTTTCTCGAAACTGACGACGTAGCGACCGTCGTCGAACGAGTCCGGGCAGCACGTGACGGGAGAACCAAGCGGAGTAAACGCGACGGTCGGATGTTTCTCTTTGCGGCCCCCGCGGGCGAACAACAACCGACCGAAGTTATCTGGGTCGACGTCGAAGCGGCGTTCGACCAACAGACCGTCGAGGCGTTTGCCGAGCGCTGTGAAGGGCGGGGTATCGAGGGAACACTTCTGACCACGGGCGACGAAGAACGTGCCCGAGAGACGCTTGCATTCACCTTTGCGACCGAAGAGCAACTCGAAGAACCAGGGGATACACCCGAAGAGCCGGAACTCCTCGTCGACCCAGAGGAGGTTGACGTACCAATCACCTTGGAGACACTGGACGACCTCGTAGCAGCACTCGAAGAGACCGACCTCGCCGACGAAGTCATCGACGAGTACCACGAACCACACGAACCGGAGTTCGAGGACATCCTCAACGAAATCGACGAAGAAGAAGCCGAGCAGGCGGCAACCGATGCTGAACAGGAATCCGGGTCGGGGTCCGGACTCATTTTCGTTCTTCTCGTCGTCCTTGTCGGTATCGCCGCCGTCGCACTGTTTCTGTTCGGTCCGTTCTGAACCGGGTCAGTTCGTTCTCTTCGTTTCAGCCTATTTAGAGTCTTTTTACCCCGTCTGAGCCTGTTCACCTGTTCAGCCCTGTTTGTTCTTCGCGGACGTTGCTAGCCGGTCGATTCGGCGGAGCG
It includes:
- a CDS encoding BMP family lipoprotein; the protein is MDRRSFVKAAGIAGITGLAGCTGGPSEGGETTTTEHGSDEKTTTDAQTTDGSAPAANVGMVYALGGLGDKSFNDAAKRGIEQAKTELGIEYQEAQPSASEEFPQYQRRFAQSTSPDYDLVSCIGFAQKSALKETAPNFPDQKFMLVDDKLPELDNVASYVFREEQGSFQVGYLAGLLTTQEFAAGAGETTPDKKRVGFVGGVDAPLIKKFQAGYEAGVKHADEEITVDVAYAGSFSDSAKGKEIAVSMYDKGADIVYHAAGATGLGVFEAAEEKGKFAIGVDSDQSVTEPKYADVILASMVKRVETPVFTSVGNVVNDEFKGGSVTTLGLEEDGIAAVYGNELGSEIPQEVKDKLTKSRESIIAGDIEVPTTTE
- a CDS encoding acylphosphatase, whose protein sequence is MSESTRTRAHVYVSGHVQGVYYRATTRDTARDLGVDGWVKNLSDGRVEAVFEGPRDDVESMVQWCHDGSPMASVDEVDVTYESPEGVTGFRIER
- a CDS encoding phosphopentomutase/phosphoglucosamine mutase, which codes for MELFGTAGIRGSVTERVTPELALDVGRAAGLAALESDSSAEFVVGRDGRTSGQGLAAAVEAGLLSAGADVTRVGVVPTPALAFASQGRRGIMLTASHNPPTDNGIKMFVDGEEYDRDLERGIETRVESSANPVEWDHWGARGTSGVLDDYRETIVDFASEHGSDLDGLRVAVDCGNGMSALGTPQVLRDLGAHVVTLNAQIDGHFPGRESKPTPETLMDLRAFVAEGDFDFGIGHDGDSDRIVIIDDEGEIVHEDTIIAIVAEHYVRVSDVSDPVIVTTPNASGRIDERVREAGGRVERVRLGALHEGIASARADGGDVVFAAEPWKHIHPSLGGWIDGVASAALIARLAAESGMDGLREPVTERPYRKVSVSCPDEKKAVAMAALETSLPDAMDPESVDTEYGVRLEFADASWTLVRPSGTEPYIRVYAEADDVDALVDEVTTVVEAEIEHA
- a CDS encoding hotdog family protein, translated to MNQPVEGETQTYERTFTVEDVQQFAELSGDAQPRHTEPDADGRVMVQGLLTATLPTKLGGDNEVLARTMEFEFLQPVYTGEPITCSSTYDTVVERDDRYEFTSDVVCEKANGEAVLGATVEGIIWKDD
- a CDS encoding winged helix-turn-helix domain-containing protein — protein: MTDAWDSAGYIASSRYRRAVCRYLSEHGSGLPSRIAAETNLAQPHVSRALSELREREIVELLVPESQQKGRLYGLTDLGELAYERVALDQEAEVTVVDPGNFPSPELIEELELSYGDSLRAVVWCEPVQTWVRFFSPSLADRYDEETMKTLVSTLTNEEALDEPLAELSIGAPDLVAFAIEETLVVRIPLDDEVKLLVSLDVEFDTVISDLRETCQQLTTMALDS